The Stenotrophomonas maltophilia genome includes a region encoding these proteins:
- the mobA gene encoding molybdenum cofactor guanylyltransferase, giving the protein MSINGIVLAGGLSTRMGRDKALLPWQGRTLLEHMRGLLMQAGAGEVWVSGNYPAFGGVPDRVARCGPLGGLYSVAMRMPDGPAWVVPVDTPLLPPRLLEQLRDGHRGPCTIFAGHPLPMLVDIDDACRNVLESMLGDPDGPRSLQALQRRLDVNSVALAPVDEAGLVNCNTPEQWEDVAS; this is encoded by the coding sequence ATGAGCATCAACGGCATCGTGCTGGCCGGTGGCCTGTCCACCCGGATGGGCCGCGACAAGGCGCTGCTGCCGTGGCAGGGGCGGACCCTGCTGGAACACATGCGGGGCCTGTTGATGCAGGCCGGCGCAGGCGAGGTCTGGGTCAGCGGAAACTACCCGGCGTTCGGCGGCGTACCGGACCGCGTGGCACGTTGTGGGCCGCTGGGCGGGCTCTACAGCGTGGCGATGCGCATGCCCGATGGCCCTGCCTGGGTGGTGCCGGTGGATACGCCGCTGCTGCCGCCGCGATTGCTGGAGCAATTGCGTGACGGCCATCGCGGTCCATGCACGATCTTTGCGGGCCACCCCCTGCCCATGCTGGTGGATATAGACGATGCTTGTCGCAATGTACTTGAATCGATGCTGGGTGACCCGGACGGCCCGCGCTCGCTGCAGGCTCTGCAGCGTCGTCTTGACGTGAATTCCGTGGCCCTGGCGCCGGTTGACGAGGCCGGGCTGGTCAACTGCAATACCCCCGAACAATGGGAGGATGTTGCGTCATGA
- a CDS encoding molybdenum cofactor biosynthesis protein MoaE — protein sequence MSEKIIAKVVDRAQAAIDPAEGIAAVSDPGFGGIDVFIGKVRDVNIGRRVTGITYDLFEPLVLNEFKRLAAEVEAAFGPKLKLYVAHTKGRLGIGDVAVVVAAGSPHRDEAFRACRQLIEVVKHQCPIWKQEHYEDGDSEWSEGCSLCHADSEASHSHDHTHDHGH from the coding sequence ATGAGCGAGAAGATCATCGCGAAGGTGGTGGACCGCGCGCAGGCGGCGATCGATCCAGCCGAGGGCATTGCTGCGGTCTCTGATCCGGGCTTCGGCGGCATCGACGTGTTCATCGGCAAGGTGCGCGACGTCAACATCGGCCGGCGGGTGACCGGGATCACCTACGACCTGTTCGAGCCGCTGGTGCTGAACGAGTTCAAGCGCCTGGCCGCCGAGGTCGAGGCGGCGTTCGGTCCGAAGCTGAAGCTGTATGTGGCCCACACCAAGGGCCGGTTGGGCATCGGCGATGTGGCGGTGGTGGTGGCCGCGGGCAGCCCGCACCGCGACGAAGCGTTCCGCGCCTGCCGGCAGTTGATCGAGGTGGTCAAGCACCAGTGCCCGATCTGGAAGCAGGAACATTACGAGGACGGCGACAGCGAGTGGAGCGAGGGGTGCAGCCTGTGCCATGCGGACAGCGAAGCTTCGCACTCCCATGACCATACGCATGACCACGGGCATTGA
- a CDS encoding MoaD/ThiS family protein, which yields MKQVNLQLFGAFSDLDASREIAVDVAGGTVADLRQALRELLPLRWPGFRAGLLDYSAFADQQRVLRDHEALPDDGRVAILPPVSGG from the coding sequence ATGAAACAGGTGAATCTGCAGTTGTTCGGTGCGTTTTCCGATCTGGATGCCAGCCGCGAGATCGCCGTGGATGTGGCCGGTGGCACCGTGGCCGATCTGCGCCAGGCGCTGCGCGAGCTGCTGCCGCTGCGTTGGCCGGGTTTCCGTGCCGGCCTGCTGGACTACTCGGCGTTCGCCGACCAGCAACGCGTGCTGCGCGACCACGAGGCGCTGCCCGACGATGGCCGCGTGGCGATCCTGCCACCAGTGAGCGGGGGCTGA
- a CDS encoding molybdopterin molybdotransferase MoeA, with amino-acid sequence MIAYSDALQHLLDAATPLPTERLPLHEAGGRTLASDIHSGQSLPPFDNSAMDGFALRANGATFESGTEFAVQGWQAAGDAGAEGGEGAWEIMTGARMPSGLDTVVPVENVDILASEEGRPTRIALKASVKPGQHVRLRGQDVSEGERVLQAGQVLDINARTLLHAIGVGQVAVVARPKAAVIATGKELVTEAAQTLESGQIRDSNRPYLVGRLQAAGAEVVWQGTVGDDVAAFNAVLDEALAAGAQLLISTGAVSAGRYDFVPDALRGRGARIVFHKVAIRPGKPLLFAVLPNGALYFGLPGNPVSAAVGQRFFVEPVLRRLLGLAPELMLQLPLQADVRKPPGLRFHARARVEMDGQGRLSARVLAGQESFRLMSMLQANAWVVLEAEGDLASAGTYVRVQGWGHHEPVQLVSQES; translated from the coding sequence ATGATTGCCTACAGCGATGCCTTGCAGCACCTGCTGGACGCGGCCACGCCGCTGCCGACCGAGCGCCTGCCGCTGCATGAGGCCGGCGGCCGCACCCTGGCCAGTGACATCCACAGCGGGCAGTCGTTGCCGCCGTTCGACAATTCGGCAATGGACGGCTTCGCGCTGCGCGCCAACGGCGCGACGTTCGAGTCCGGTACCGAATTCGCGGTGCAGGGCTGGCAGGCAGCCGGCGATGCCGGCGCCGAAGGCGGCGAGGGTGCCTGGGAAATCATGACCGGTGCGCGCATGCCGTCCGGGCTGGACACAGTGGTACCGGTCGAGAACGTGGACATTCTCGCCAGCGAGGAGGGGCGCCCGACCCGCATCGCCCTGAAGGCATCGGTGAAGCCGGGCCAGCATGTGCGCCTGCGCGGCCAGGACGTGAGCGAAGGCGAGCGCGTGCTGCAGGCCGGGCAGGTGCTGGATATCAATGCGCGCACCCTCCTGCATGCCATCGGCGTGGGCCAGGTGGCGGTGGTGGCACGGCCGAAGGCGGCGGTGATCGCCACCGGCAAGGAGCTGGTGACCGAGGCGGCGCAGACGCTGGAGTCCGGGCAGATCCGTGACAGCAACCGGCCGTATCTGGTCGGCCGCCTGCAGGCCGCCGGTGCCGAGGTGGTCTGGCAGGGCACGGTGGGCGACGACGTGGCCGCGTTCAATGCGGTGCTGGATGAAGCGCTGGCCGCTGGCGCGCAGCTGCTGATCAGCACCGGCGCGGTGTCGGCCGGGCGCTACGATTTCGTTCCCGATGCGCTGCGCGGCCGTGGTGCGCGCATCGTGTTCCACAAGGTGGCGATCCGCCCGGGCAAGCCGCTGCTGTTCGCGGTGCTGCCCAATGGTGCGCTGTACTTCGGCCTGCCGGGCAACCCGGTCTCCGCTGCCGTGGGCCAGCGTTTCTTCGTCGAGCCGGTGCTGCGCCGCCTGCTGGGGCTGGCGCCGGAGCTCATGTTGCAGCTGCCGCTGCAGGCCGACGTGCGCAAGCCGCCGGGCCTGCGCTTCCACGCGCGTGCGCGGGTGGAAATGGACGGGCAGGGACGCCTGAGTGCGCGCGTGCTGGCCGGGCAGGAGTCGTTCCGTTTGATGTCCATGCTGCAGGCCAACGCCTGGGTGGTGCTGGAGGCCGAGGGAGACCTGGCCAGCGCTGGCACCTACGTGCGCGTGCAGGGCTGGGGTCACCACGAACCGGTGCAGCTGGTGAGCCAGGAGTCATGA
- the moaCB gene encoding bifunctional molybdenum cofactor biosynthesis protein MoaC/MoaB: protein MSGELNAAFHMADVRNKRISRRRAVAVGELHAGPVAYPLIVERRLPKGDALVMAEIAGLQGAKMASMLMPLCHPLPLELVQVFCAPVPERQAIRVWCECASEARTGVEMEALAGVNAALLTLYDLSKPVEPALRIEGIRLLFKEGGKRGVWLHPDGMDDAERTRFKPRAPKGLEGAACAVITLSDRASEGTYDDISGPTLVTGLKKLGGEVVAAEVLPDGIEPLAGRLQALAADGVRLCLCTGGTGLGPRDLTPEALRSLDARPVHGLAQMVRALSAQHTPMAWLSRAEVVQLGNMLVFALPGSPKAAAQCLDILAPVLGHALAMVEGGGH from the coding sequence ATGAGTGGGGAATTGAACGCGGCCTTCCATATGGCCGATGTCCGTAACAAGCGCATCAGCCGCCGCCGTGCGGTGGCGGTGGGCGAGCTGCATGCCGGTCCAGTGGCCTATCCGCTGATCGTCGAGCGCCGCCTGCCCAAAGGCGATGCGCTGGTGATGGCCGAGATTGCCGGCCTGCAGGGCGCCAAGATGGCGTCGATGCTGATGCCGCTGTGCCATCCGCTGCCGCTGGAACTGGTGCAGGTGTTCTGCGCGCCGGTGCCGGAACGGCAGGCGATCCGCGTGTGGTGCGAGTGCGCCAGCGAGGCGCGCACCGGCGTCGAGATGGAGGCACTGGCCGGCGTCAACGCGGCGCTGCTGACCCTGTACGACCTGAGCAAGCCGGTGGAACCGGCCCTGCGCATCGAAGGCATCCGCCTGCTGTTCAAGGAAGGCGGCAAGCGCGGCGTCTGGCTGCACCCCGACGGTATGGACGATGCCGAGCGCACGCGTTTCAAGCCGCGTGCGCCGAAGGGACTGGAGGGCGCGGCCTGCGCGGTGATCACGCTGAGCGATCGCGCCAGCGAGGGCACCTATGACGATATCTCTGGCCCGACCCTGGTGACCGGCCTGAAAAAGCTGGGTGGTGAGGTCGTGGCCGCCGAGGTGTTGCCCGATGGCATCGAGCCATTGGCGGGCCGCCTGCAGGCCTTGGCCGCCGACGGTGTGCGCCTGTGCCTGTGCACCGGCGGTACCGGGCTGGGCCCGCGTGACCTGACCCCGGAGGCGCTGCGTTCCCTGGACGCGCGGCCGGTGCATGGCCTGGCGCAGATGGTGCGGGCACTGAGTGCACAGCACACGCCGATGGCCTGGCTGAGCCGCGCCGAGGTGGTGCAGCTGGGCAACATGCTGGTGTTCGCATTGCCCGGCAGCCCGAAGGCGGCGGCGCAGTGCCTGGACATCCTGGCGCCGGTACTGGGCCACGCCCTGGCGATGGTCGAGGGTGGTGGCCACTGA
- the moaA gene encoding GTP 3',8-cyclase MoaA — protein sequence MSQLTDGFGRSFPYLRLSLTEACNFRCSYCLPDGYQADGRPRFLQVDEISRLVRAFAALGMSKIRLTGGEPSLRKDLDEIIATVAAVPGIRKVAITTNGTLLPRRLPGWHRAGLTALNVSMDSLQRERFKTITGHDRLPEIEQGLALAQALGLPAIKLNAVLLRGLNDDELPQWMEYLRDRPFSVRFIELMRTGDNEAYFQRHHLRADVVIEQLLAAGWHERPRVADAGPAREFGHPDHRGSIGIIAPYSRDFCKGCNRLRVTAKGDLRLCLFGEFGVPLRPLLQRDEDHDALLARITTQLGLKAAGHGLHQGQTGLTPHLASIGG from the coding sequence ATGAGCCAACTCACCGACGGTTTCGGACGCAGCTTTCCGTACCTGCGCCTGTCGTTGACCGAAGCCTGCAACTTCCGTTGCAGCTACTGCCTGCCCGACGGTTACCAGGCCGATGGCCGCCCGCGCTTCCTGCAGGTGGATGAAATCTCGCGCCTGGTGCGTGCGTTTGCCGCGCTGGGCATGAGCAAGATCCGCCTGACCGGCGGTGAGCCCAGCCTGCGCAAGGACCTGGACGAGATCATCGCCACGGTTGCGGCGGTGCCGGGCATCCGCAAGGTGGCCATCACCACCAACGGCACGCTGCTGCCGCGGCGCCTGCCGGGCTGGCACCGGGCTGGCCTGACCGCGCTGAACGTGAGCATGGACAGCCTGCAGCGCGAACGCTTCAAGACCATCACCGGGCATGACCGCCTGCCGGAGATCGAACAGGGCCTGGCCCTGGCGCAGGCGCTGGGCCTGCCGGCGATCAAGCTCAACGCGGTGCTGCTGCGTGGCCTGAACGACGACGAGTTGCCGCAGTGGATGGAGTACCTGCGTGACCGCCCCTTCAGCGTGCGCTTCATCGAACTGATGCGCACCGGCGACAACGAAGCCTATTTCCAGCGCCACCACCTGCGTGCCGACGTGGTGATCGAGCAGCTGCTGGCCGCTGGCTGGCACGAGCGTCCGCGCGTCGCCGATGCCGGGCCCGCGCGCGAGTTCGGCCACCCCGACCATCGCGGCAGCATCGGCATCATTGCCCCGTATTCGCGTGACTTCTGCAAGGGCTGCAACCGCCTGCGGGTGACCGCCAAGGGCGACCTGCGGCTGTGCCTGTTCGGCGAGTTCGGCGTACCGCTGCGCCCGCTGCTGCAGCGCGATGAGGACCACGACGCGCTGCTGGCACGCATCACCACACAGCTTGGCCTGAAAGCGGCCGGGCATGGACTGCACCAGGGCCAGACCGGGCTGACCCCGCACCTGGCCTCCATCGGAGGATGA
- a CDS encoding DUF6984 family protein, producing the protein MPRFLTPDEVSLIHRLLPETTEVSERLLKDLALAQVEDVEVVGFGGVVFLSSTTQVFGSDIATAMLADADGVPVRVTLCLDNHDQLFELELWKVDFSPIIGVNLRSAFSEH; encoded by the coding sequence GTGCCCAGATTCCTCACCCCCGACGAGGTCTCCCTCATCCACAGGCTGCTGCCCGAGACGACCGAGGTGTCCGAACGGTTGTTGAAGGATCTGGCGCTCGCCCAGGTGGAGGACGTGGAGGTCGTCGGATTCGGGGGCGTGGTGTTCCTGTCCAGCACGACCCAGGTCTTCGGAAGTGACATTGCCACGGCGATGCTTGCCGATGCCGACGGCGTGCCGGTGAGAGTCACCCTGTGCCTGGACAATCACGATCAGCTCTTCGAACTGGAGCTGTGGAAGGTGGACTTCTCACCGATCATCGGCGTCAATCTGAGGAGCGCTTTCAGCGAGCACTGA
- a CDS encoding RHS repeat-associated core domain-containing protein, translating into MLERLKTISCAVLAIVAVGCIAPAVVQAQESKITWRISQPGGNSTQYKTQQQAVQAIKSLPAPSPFPPEFQFGWQSVDKIKSKVVDLNGNTSITYWMGKAQPSDPDWTYLSTAEFPTEEAMVASYLAEVQASNPVCPGAAVTPQGDWFSGVPEMEGVVESRFYQITDMIGENTAESPCAPYVSQMAFGRKRRLDCPVPLTQWSNTHNACVNEEFVVTITSKSQKCDKDGAGTNCESEEQGEAANKAPCDGAVGNPCDVKTGEKYEIAQDFDLGWIALTRFYHSGISTSSGGFGYGWTHSLGAHLALDGVDSVGIIESTGFQRAFKKIGQAYEADDDSGDRLVQNGNWTLYSAGSISTFGADGRLTAKRFPDGTSLTYIYDDSDRLAAVTHSSGRTLEFVYQSNDYEALISSVLVEGIALATYTYTPQNQVATVTYAGGGVRTYHYENQAFPQHLTGITAEDGRRYSTFTYDSIGRVISSQHAGGADGVTLAYSPNGGAVVTDALGRQTDYTLTPGGGTAPSRKVTGLSDSQGTVSRTYYDQSVDFRRRLDTYTDRRGIQTKHTYAQGTDPVSGRAVSIHTVTEAVGLPEQRVVTTARDVETNAVLTTRIGNRETRTSFNTRRQPTTNTVTDTASGQTRITSYTYCEAADVAAAGSCPVEGLLKSVDGPRTDVADDVSYAYYSADDAGCATGGACTYRKGDLRSVTNALGQTVETSAYDAFGRPLSVKDANGVVTDYTYHPRGWPTSITVRGATTAENRVTQISYWPTGQVQQITEPDGSSVSYVYDAALRLTDIEDNAGNTIHYTLDNAGNRLKEETLDAGGTLRRTLARTFNTLGQLTALKGAGNHATGFAYDANGNPQTITDALQRVTSQQYDPLNRLAQTLQDAGGVAAEIRSQYNALDQVTQVTDPKGLHTTYAYNGFGDMTGQVSPDSGASSFTVDAAGNRKTATDARGVTATYHYDALNRLIGIAYPDPNLDVGYSYDVAPAACTADERFAKGRVGQVLHANGSTQYCHDRFGQVTRKVQTVNGVASTLRYAYSKSGRLTALTYPDGSVADYVRDTQGRISQIGLTRPGQVRQIVVNNVTYAAFGPATGWTYGNGRQLQRPLDLDYRPQAVHDSAAGGLSLGYGYDPVGSITELKNGAGPTVLAKYAYDTLGRLTQTQDGATGTPIETYAYDATGNRTALTTSAGTASYSYPATSHRLTAVDGEARTHDAAGNTTSIGSKTFTYSDANRLNAVKQGDAVLESYGYNHRGERVLRTPAGGAAQITLYDEAGQWLGNYSATGQAQQQAIWLDNYPVALINVPATGVPELAYVQPDHLGTPRVVIDPVSDVAIWEWNNRSEVFGNQIPSADPDGDGVAFELALRFPGQQATDVSGLFYNYQREYDPAVGRYSQSDPIGLAAGPNTFGYVMGNPMSWIDPEGLEVLVCCQPAFGVSNNPIDHQWIRTDTVEAGMGGTRGNVPGNDSGDMPGDPVQVTNHVGRSNEPGASCKVVKNVDEARVNSQLQIGRSLGRWGPTNHCQSFVAKTLWNASTVELQQEQNKRLLNSKVPGLR; encoded by the coding sequence ATGTTGGAACGACTGAAGACCATTTCGTGTGCCGTGCTGGCGATCGTTGCCGTTGGCTGCATTGCGCCGGCTGTTGTACAGGCGCAGGAAAGCAAGATCACCTGGCGTATTTCGCAGCCCGGCGGCAATTCGACGCAGTACAAGACCCAGCAGCAGGCGGTGCAGGCGATCAAGAGCCTGCCCGCACCGAGTCCGTTCCCGCCGGAGTTCCAGTTCGGTTGGCAGTCTGTCGACAAGATCAAGTCGAAAGTCGTGGACTTGAACGGAAATACGTCGATCACCTACTGGATGGGGAAGGCACAACCCTCCGATCCAGACTGGACCTATCTGAGCACAGCGGAGTTTCCGACCGAAGAGGCGATGGTCGCGAGTTATCTCGCTGAAGTCCAGGCAAGTAACCCTGTGTGTCCGGGTGCTGCTGTTACACCACAGGGTGACTGGTTCTCCGGCGTGCCCGAAATGGAAGGCGTAGTCGAGTCCAGGTTCTATCAAATCACCGATATGATCGGGGAGAACACGGCCGAATCGCCCTGCGCTCCCTACGTGAGCCAGATGGCCTTCGGCCGCAAACGCCGGCTTGATTGCCCTGTTCCACTTACGCAGTGGTCCAACACACACAACGCCTGCGTGAACGAGGAGTTCGTTGTGACCATCACCTCCAAGTCGCAGAAGTGCGACAAGGATGGCGCTGGCACGAATTGTGAGTCGGAAGAACAGGGGGAGGCCGCGAACAAGGCGCCCTGCGACGGAGCCGTAGGCAACCCTTGCGACGTAAAAACAGGCGAGAAGTACGAAATCGCACAGGATTTCGATCTGGGCTGGATCGCACTGACGCGCTTCTATCACTCCGGTATTTCTACTTCATCCGGTGGCTTCGGCTATGGCTGGACCCATTCGCTGGGCGCCCACCTGGCACTGGATGGTGTTGACAGTGTTGGCATCATTGAAAGCACCGGTTTCCAGCGGGCGTTCAAGAAGATCGGCCAGGCCTATGAGGCGGACGACGACAGTGGTGACCGTCTGGTCCAGAACGGCAACTGGACACTGTATTCGGCGGGTTCCATCTCGACCTTCGGCGCGGACGGGCGTCTGACCGCCAAGCGCTTCCCGGATGGCACGTCGCTGACCTACATCTACGATGACAGCGACCGCCTTGCGGCCGTCACCCACAGCAGTGGCCGCACACTGGAGTTCGTCTACCAGTCCAACGACTATGAGGCGCTGATCAGTTCGGTGCTGGTCGAAGGCATTGCGCTCGCCACTTATACCTACACGCCGCAGAACCAGGTCGCCACGGTGACCTATGCGGGTGGCGGTGTGCGTACGTATCACTACGAGAACCAGGCTTTCCCCCAGCACCTGACCGGCATCACCGCCGAGGACGGTCGCCGCTACAGCACCTTTACCTACGATTCCATCGGCCGTGTGATCTCCAGTCAGCATGCCGGCGGTGCCGATGGTGTGACATTGGCCTACAGCCCCAACGGCGGTGCAGTCGTGACCGACGCGCTTGGGCGGCAGACCGACTACACCCTGACACCCGGCGGCGGCACCGCGCCGTCGCGCAAGGTAACCGGCCTGAGTGATTCGCAGGGAACCGTCAGCCGGACCTACTACGACCAGAGTGTCGACTTCCGCCGGCGCCTGGATACCTACACCGATCGCCGCGGCATCCAGACCAAGCACACCTATGCGCAGGGCACCGATCCGGTGAGCGGTCGTGCCGTCAGCATCCATACCGTGACCGAAGCGGTCGGCCTGCCCGAACAGCGGGTGGTGACCACCGCGCGCGACGTCGAAACCAATGCGGTACTGACCACCCGCATCGGCAATCGTGAAACCCGAACGTCCTTCAATACCCGGCGTCAGCCGACAACCAACACGGTGACCGACACCGCTTCCGGTCAGACGCGCATCACCAGCTACACGTACTGCGAAGCCGCTGATGTGGCAGCGGCAGGCAGCTGCCCGGTGGAGGGGCTGCTGAAGAGTGTGGATGGCCCGCGCACGGATGTGGCCGATGACGTTAGCTATGCCTATTACTCGGCGGATGATGCAGGGTGCGCGACCGGAGGTGCCTGCACCTATCGCAAGGGCGACCTGCGCAGCGTGACCAATGCGCTGGGCCAGACGGTCGAGACCTCGGCCTACGACGCGTTCGGGCGGCCGTTGTCGGTCAAGGACGCCAACGGCGTGGTGACTGATTACACCTACCATCCCCGCGGCTGGCCGACCTCCATCACCGTGCGCGGCGCGACCACTGCCGAGAATCGGGTCACCCAGATCAGCTACTGGCCGACCGGCCAGGTGCAACAGATCACCGAGCCCGACGGCAGCAGCGTTTCCTATGTCTACGATGCGGCGCTGCGCTTGACCGATATCGAGGACAACGCGGGCAACACGATTCACTACACGCTGGACAATGCCGGCAATCGCCTCAAGGAAGAGACGCTCGATGCAGGCGGTACCCTGCGCCGTACCCTGGCACGGACGTTCAACACGCTCGGTCAGCTGACCGCGCTGAAGGGCGCCGGCAATCATGCTACCGGCTTTGCCTACGATGCCAACGGCAACCCCCAAACGATCACCGACGCCCTGCAGCGCGTGACCAGCCAGCAGTACGACCCGCTCAACCGATTGGCGCAGACCCTGCAGGATGCCGGCGGCGTGGCGGCGGAGATCCGCAGCCAGTACAACGCGCTGGACCAGGTCACCCAGGTCACCGACCCGAAGGGCCTGCATACCACCTACGCCTATAACGGTTTCGGTGATATGACCGGGCAAGTCAGCCCGGACAGTGGCGCCAGCAGCTTCACCGTGGACGCCGCCGGCAATCGCAAGACGGCTACCGATGCGCGTGGCGTCACCGCCACCTATCACTACGATGCACTCAACCGCCTGATCGGTATCGCCTACCCGGACCCCAATCTGGACGTGGGCTACAGCTACGACGTGGCACCTGCCGCGTGTACCGCCGACGAGCGCTTTGCCAAGGGGCGCGTGGGGCAGGTGTTGCACGCCAATGGCAGCACCCAGTACTGCCATGACCGCTTTGGCCAGGTCACCCGCAAGGTGCAGACCGTCAATGGTGTCGCCAGCACGCTGCGCTACGCCTACAGCAAGTCGGGTCGCCTGACGGCGTTGACCTACCCCGACGGCAGCGTGGCCGACTACGTGCGCGATACCCAGGGCCGCATCAGCCAGATCGGCCTGACCCGCCCCGGCCAGGTACGGCAGATCGTGGTGAACAACGTGACCTATGCGGCCTTCGGCCCGGCGACCGGCTGGACCTACGGCAACGGCCGCCAGCTGCAGCGTCCGTTGGATCTGGATTACCGCCCGCAGGCGGTACATGACTCGGCCGCAGGTGGCCTGTCGCTGGGCTATGGCTACGACCCGGTCGGTTCGATCACCGAGCTGAAGAACGGCGCAGGTCCGACGGTGCTGGCCAAGTACGCCTACGACACGCTGGGCCGCCTGACCCAGACCCAAGACGGCGCGACCGGCACGCCGATTGAAACCTATGCGTATGACGCCACCGGCAATCGCACCGCGCTGACCACCTCGGCAGGCACCGCCAGCTACAGCTATCCCGCAACCAGCCACCGGCTGACCGCCGTGGACGGCGAAGCGCGCACCCATGACGCAGCGGGCAATACCACCAGCATCGGCAGCAAGACCTTCACCTACAGCGATGCCAACCGCCTGAACGCGGTGAAGCAGGGCGATGCCGTGCTGGAAAGCTACGGTTACAACCATCGCGGCGAGCGCGTGCTGCGTACTCCAGCCGGTGGCGCAGCTCAGATCACGCTGTACGATGAGGCCGGGCAGTGGCTGGGCAACTACTCGGCCACGGGGCAGGCGCAACAGCAGGCCATCTGGCTGGATAACTACCCGGTGGCGCTGATCAACGTGCCGGCTACCGGCGTGCCGGAACTGGCCTACGTGCAGCCGGATCATCTGGGCACACCGCGCGTGGTGATTGATCCGGTGAGTGATGTCGCGATCTGGGAGTGGAACAACAGGAGCGAGGTGTTCGGTAACCAGATTCCGAGTGCTGATCCGGATGGCGATGGTGTGGCGTTCGAGCTGGCACTGCGTTTCCCGGGCCAGCAGGCGACGGATGTGAGTGGGTTGTTCTATAACTACCAGCGTGAATACGACCCGGCGGTGGGGCGGTACTCGCAGAGTGATCCGATTGGGCTCGCAGCGGGGCCAAACACCTTTGGCTACGTGATGGGAAATCCGATGAGTTGGATTGACCCTGAGGGCTTGGAAGTACTTGTATGTTGTCAGCCGGCCTTTGGAGTATCCAACAATCCAATTGATCACCAGTGGATTCGTACGGATACAGTTGAGGCAGGCATGGGTGGCACTCGTGGAAACGTACCTGGTAACGACAGTGGAGACATGCCAGGCGATCCCGTGCAGGTGACCAACCATGTCGGTCGTAGCAATGAGCCTGGAGCATCATGCAAAGTGGTTAAAAATGTCGACGAAGCAAGAGTCAATTCCCAGCTTCAGATAGGGAGATCACTTGGTAGGTGGGGGCCTACGAACCATTGCCAATCATTTGTAGCCAAGACACTTTGGAATGCTAGTACAGTCGAACTGCAGCAAGAGCAGAACAAGCGATTGCTCAACTCGAAGGTTCCTGGGCTGAGGTAG
- a CDS encoding alpha/beta fold hydrolase, producing MKSSRVTLWALAAMMAAVGTAHAGEIQVDRGAYTLQAEEMGAGPITVVFESGFGQGAGAWKEVVAGLGRDYHSIAYARAGLGKSGSDGHPKRIDAHLADLTAVIDTLAPGRRVVLVGHSYGGLLATEFARRHPERLQGLVLVDPATMGQRHAFKQADSARVQADDAQLRAMLPPAMAADYAVLTEQLDAPGAETPRTMPDVPVALLTATQLAAEPLFFEETAAGKALWKAQHALLFSGFTRGSHRYLATGHTLQREDPAAVVAAIQSVSGTSK from the coding sequence ATGAAGAGCAGCCGAGTGACGTTGTGGGCGCTGGCCGCCATGATGGCCGCAGTGGGCACCGCGCACGCAGGGGAAATCCAGGTGGATCGAGGCGCTTACACACTGCAGGCCGAAGAGATGGGGGCCGGCCCGATCACCGTGGTCTTTGAATCCGGTTTCGGGCAGGGCGCGGGGGCCTGGAAGGAGGTGGTTGCCGGTCTGGGGCGCGACTACCACAGCATCGCCTACGCCCGTGCGGGACTCGGGAAGTCCGGCAGCGACGGTCACCCCAAGCGCATCGATGCGCATCTGGCCGACCTCACGGCCGTGATCGATACGCTCGCTCCCGGTCGCCGCGTTGTGCTGGTGGGTCACTCCTATGGCGGCCTGCTGGCTACGGAGTTTGCACGCCGCCATCCGGAGCGCCTGCAGGGCCTGGTGCTGGTGGACCCGGCCACGATGGGTCAGCGCCATGCGTTCAAGCAGGCCGACAGTGCCCGCGTGCAGGCAGATGATGCCCAGCTGCGGGCGATGCTGCCGCCAGCCATGGCCGCCGACTACGCCGTGCTGACCGAACAGCTGGATGCACCCGGTGCGGAAACCCCGCGCACGATGCCGGACGTGCCGGTAGCGCTGCTGACTGCAACCCAGCTGGCTGCCGAACCGCTGTTCTTCGAGGAAACCGCAGCGGGCAAGGCGCTCTGGAAGGCGCAGCACGCCCTGCTCTTCTCGGGGTTCACGCGCGGCTCGCACCGCTACCTGGCAACCGGCCACACCCTCCAGCGCGAGGATCCCGCTGCGGTGGTGGCAGCGATTCAATCGGTCTCCGGCACCTCGAAGTAG